The Echeneis naucrates chromosome 10, fEcheNa1.1, whole genome shotgun sequence genome has a window encoding:
- the slc30a9 gene encoding proton-coupled zinc antiporter SLC30A9, mitochondrial, with product MFPGLAHRPWLVFCRVPLLHRLSLSPRTPQLCYGWQSGGIHTLWLSLPDCRVASIGLGKVQYYCTSDNNKDGPPKPALGDAPSAEKAGAAKASPSALGFKPQGLTKVETIQVKVRAVLKKREYGPKYTQNNFITAVRAMNEFCLKPSDLEQLRKIRRRSPHDDTEAFTVFLRSDVEAKALDVWGSQEALARERNLRKEVEREYQENIFRNQQLLKEYKDFWGNTQPRSGKRTTFLQGPGKVVMVAICINGLNFFFKLLAWVYTGSASMFSEAIHSLADTCNQGLLALGISQSVRNPDAGHPYGFSNMRYIASLISGVGIFMMGAGLSWYHGIMGLLHPEPIESLLWAYCILAGSLVSEGATLLVAINEIRKSAQKNGLSFYEYVMQSRDPSTNVVLLEDAAAVLGVILAAGCMGLTSLTGNPYYDSLGSLGVGTLLGAVSAFLIYTNTEALLGRSIQAERVQKLTEFLENDPAVRAIHDVKATDMGLSKVRFKAEVDFDGRVVTRSYLEKQDIDQILNDIQQVKTPEELENFMLKHGENIIDTLGAEVDRLEKELKQRNPEVRHVDLEIL from the exons ATGTTCCCCGGCCTGGCCCACAGACCATGGCTTGTCTTCTGCAGGGTCCCCTTGCTGCACAGGCTCTCTCTGTCCCCACGGACCCCCCAGCTGTGCTACG GTTGGCAGAGTGGAGGTATACATACTCTGTGGTTAAGCCTTCCAGACTGCCGAGTTGCTTCTATAGGACTGGGCAAGGTACAGTACTACTGTACGTCTGACAACAATAAAGATGGCCCACCAAAACCAGCACTGGGTGACGCTCCCTCAGCAGAAAAGGCTGGTGCTGCAAAAGCCTCCCCTTCTGCATTAG GTTTCAAACCTCAGGGTCTGACTAAAGTGGAAACAATTCAAGTGAAAG TTCGGGCCGtcttaaaaaaaagggaatatgGACCCAAGTACACTCAGAACAACTTCATCACTGCAGTCAGAGCCATGAACGAGTTCTGCCTCAAACCAAG TGATCTTGAACAACTTCGGAAGATCAGAAGACGTAGTCCCCATGATGACACAGAAGCTTTCACTGTATTCCTGCGGTCAGACGTCGAGGCCAA AGCGCTTGATGTGTGGGGAAGCCAGGAAGCTCTAGCCCGAGAGAGAAATCTCCggaaagaggtggagagagagtaCCAAGAAa ATATTTTTCGGAACCAGCAGTTGTTGAAAGAATACAAAGACTTCTGGGGAAACACTCAG CCACGATCGGGCAAAAGGACAACATTTCTACAAGGGCCAGGAAAGGTGGTCATGGTTGCTATTTGCAT CAATGGACTGAATTTCTTCTTCAAACTTCTGGCATGGGTTTATACCGGCTCAGCTAGCATGTTCTCCGAGGCCATCCACTCTCTGGCCGATACCTGCAACCAGGGTCTGCTCGCACTTGGGATCAGCCAGTCTGTCCGCAACCCAGATGCCGGGCACCC gtatGGTTTCTCCAACATGCGCTACATCGCCTCCCTGATCAGCGGAGTGGGTATCTTCATGATGGGAGCAGGCCTCTCCTGGTACCATGGTATCATGGGATTGCTGCACCCAGAGCCTATTGAATCGTTGTTATGG GCTTACTGTATTTTGGCAGGCTCCCTGGTGTCTGAAGGAG ccaCGTTACTTGTAGCCATCAATGAGATACGGAAGAGTGCCCAAAAGAACGGATTGTCATTTTATGAATATG taaTGCAGAGTCGAGACCCCAGTACTAACGTGGTGCTGCTGGAGGACGCTGCTGCCGTATTAGGAGTCATCCTGGCTGCTGGCTGCATGGGACTCACCTCACTCACTg GTAACCCATACTATGACAGTTTGGGTTCTCTTGGTGTGGGCACACTACTCGGCGCTGTCTCAGCCTTCCTCATTTACACTAACACTGAGGCGCTGCTGGGACGCTCCATACAGGCTGAACGTGTACAGAAGCTTACAGAGTTCCTGGAGAATGACCCAGCTGTGAG GGCCATCCACGACGTGAAGGCCACTGATATGGGTCTGAGTAAAGTGCGCTTTAAGGCTGAAGTTGACTTTGATGGCCGCGTAGTGACACGGTCTTATCtagaaaaacaagacattgaCCAAATCCTCAAc gacATTCAGCAAGTGAAGACCCCAGAGGAGTTGGAGAACTTCATGCTtaaacacggggagaacattATTGACACTCTGGGTGCAGAGGTGGACCGCTTGGAGAAAGAGCTCAAG CAACGTAACCCAGAGGTTCGTCACGTGGACTTGGAGATACTGTAA